The proteins below come from a single Argentina anserina chromosome 1, drPotAnse1.1, whole genome shotgun sequence genomic window:
- the LOC126795283 gene encoding uncharacterized protein LOC126795283 — translation MIYDESACEMDLEVTERRSLADGSSDQVMSEKAVTKETPTGLTVFKSKYSCFMKTLNNFRRYEMTIPHKIVKAEGLKGGKPIKLQDRKMRSQIVETN, via the exons ATGATATATGATGAAAGTGCCTGTGAAATGGATCTAGAAGTAACCGAGAGGAGAAGTCTCGCTGATGGAAGTA GCGATCAAGTCATGTCTGAGAAGGCTGTAACTAAAGAAACACCAACTGGATTGACGGTGTTCAAGTCAAAGTATTCATGTTTCATGAAAACTTTGAACAATTTTAGACGTTATGAGATG ACGATACCACATAAAATAGTGAAAGCTGAGGGCCTCAAGGGAGGGAAGCCTATAAAGCTTCAAGATCGAAAAATGAGATCACAGATTGTTGAGACTAACTAA
- the LOC126791274 gene encoding uncharacterized protein LOC126791274: MESLFQKKRTKNSPKHPSEPLCAKPSCFFCTMNEPNSSIRKSKITKFFKDLPLRNDQEQVLALSSLWNIAMRQPDDPEFPSLGIFKCMAELINKGINDRKWLLSDQNIYIPYYAAHIIGSYTMNKAQFADKALKQGVVLPLMELMRGKITWVEQRVAVRALGHMAGHDNIVESIIALKHEVKIVELAMKIASTCLKRVYDQFMGLEQSQRLKYHSDLITRGLGGLEIESRKAEEWGSQLQCWSLNLLNCFVTKESCLGMICKKEFLNEVCGIWGGLANPNSPGGIGLLKAVCQTKFGRQTVANSQEVIERLCNLSRSSDDWKLVAIDCLLLLLKDPDTRIKVVESSAVFLVDLVEMRKLKLGDRITQMLLQDYHKVKYGDFRLGNKKAERALEEIWDLKVERKKKEKLMSKQELKERNSEVGKLKRQGNMSFRAGNIEKAVIEYSKALDLCPLKMRRERVVVYSNRAQCYLLMKNPEAAISDTTRALCLSSGAARIQGKSLWRRSQAYEMKGLARESLMDCLEFVNGRVLMSQQGKGGRIPYYAARMISKQINATWMYNELEDDSSLTGKPTIAEEMFTKRRRKVKWERRTEEGVYAMT; encoded by the coding sequence ATGGAATCACTGTTCCAAAAGAAAAGGACCAAAAACAGTCCCAAACATCCATCTGAGCCCTTGTGTGCTAAACCCTCTTGCTTCTTCTGCACCATGAACGAGCCAAACTCATCCATCAGAAAATCCAAAATCACTAAGTTCTTCAAGGACTTGCCTCTCAGAAATGACCAAGAACAAGTACTTGCACTAAGCTCTCTTTGGAACATAGCCATGAGGCAACCTGATGATCCTGAATTTCCATCCCTCGGAATCTTCAAATGCATGGCAGAGCTCATCAATAAAGGCATCAACGACAGAAAATGGCTGCTGAGTGACCAGAACATCTACATTCCTTACTATGCTGCTCATATCATTGGCTCTTACACCATGAACAAGGCTCAGTTTGCTGACAAGGCTTTGAAACAAGGGGTAGTTCTGCCACTAATGGAGTTGATGAGAGGTAAGATCACTTGGGTTGAGCAAAGAGTGGCAGTTCGAGCTCTTGGTCACATGGCTGGTCATGACAACATCGTTGAGTCCATTATTGCTTTAAAACATGAAGTGAAGATTGTCGAATTAGCTATGAAGATAGCCTCTACATGTTTGAAGAGGGTGTACGATCAGTTTATGGGATTGGAGCAGTCGCAAAGATTGAAGTACCATAGTGATTTGATAACAAGAGGGCTTGGTGGGTTGGAAATTGAGAGCAGAAAAGCTGAGGAATGGGGTAGTCAGCTTCAGTGTTGGTCTTTAAATCTTCTCAACTGCTTTGTGACCAAAGAAAGTTGTTTAGGTATGATTTGTAAGAAAGAGTTTCTGAATGAAGTTTGTGGGATATGGGGTGGTTTAGCAAATCCAAACTCACCAGGTGGAATTGGATTGTTGAAAGCAGTGTGTCAAACCAAGTTTGGAAGACAAACTGTGGCAAATTCACAAGAAGTTATAGAGAGATTATGTAATCTCTCAAGGTCTTCAGATGATTGGAAACTAGTGGCAATTGATTGTCTTTTACTACTCCTCAAAGACCCTGATACCCgaatcaaagtcgtggagagTTCAGCAGTGTTTCTTGTTGATTTGGTTGAAATGAGAAAGCTAAAACTAGGAGACAGAATCACACAAATGCTTTTGCAAGACTACCATAAAGTCAAGTATGGGGATTTTAGATTGGGGAACAAGAAAGCTGAGAGAGCATTGGAGGAGATATGGGATTTGAAGGttgagagaaaaaagaaggaGAAGTTGATGTCAAAACAAGAACTCAAAGAGAGAAACTCAGAGGTGGGGAAGTTGAAAAGGCAAGGGAATATGAGTTTTCGGGCAGGGAATATTGAAAAGGCAGTGATTGAATACTCAAAGGCACTGGATTTGTGCCCTTTGAAAATGAGGAGGGAAAGGGTTGTGGTTTATAGTAATAGGGCTCAGTGTTACTTGTTGATGAAGAATCCAGAGGCAGCCATTAGTGATACAACCAGAGCTCTGTGTTTGTCATCGGGTGCGGCGAGAATTCAGGGTAAGAGCCTATGGAGGAGATCACAGGCTTATGAGATGAAAGGGTTGGCAAGGGAGAGCTTGATGGATTGCTTGGAGTTTGTTAATGGGAGAGTGTTGATGTCCCAGCAGGGAAAAGGTGGGAGAATCCCATACTATGCAGCACGGATGATCAGCAAGCAGATAAACGCCACGTGGATGTATAACGAACTTGAAGATGACTCCTCTCTTACAGGGAAGCCTACCATTGCAGAAGAAATGTTCactaaaagaagaagaaaggtgAAATGGGAGAGAAGAACAGAAGAGGGTGTTTATGCAATGACATGA
- the LOC126786926 gene encoding suppressor of RPS4-RLD 1, whose translation MAAISERIELAKLCSSRDWSKAIRVLDSLLSHSPSIQDICNRAFCYSQLELHKHVVKDCDRALQLDPALLQSYILKGRAFSALGRKEDAILVWEQGYEHALRQSADLKQLLELKELLSSVEQEKTGHENQATEAVSATLSSESRPNVNGISSATCMDQSNLSDQSQLHTESTISTEVLSNSIDNMCNGEIGTAKGKKKFDSQTNGNHDSFGGLPITLGVECKPNENKCNGIGGKARGKKKLDSQMNENRDIDGKSSNDSEACNDLSDRCNKLPMICGKSSDLAETPLTPPKLSSKSELRDEPKRNKKFCFTRVSKSKSISVDFRLSRGIAEVNEGKYTHAISIFDQILKEDPNYPEALIGRGTAYAFQRELTAAIADFTKAMETNPAVTEAWKRRGQARAALGEFTEAIEDLSKALEFEPNSADILHERGIANFKFKEFYAAVEDLSACVKLDKDNTSAYTYLGLALSSIGEYKRAEKAHLKAIQLDQNFLEARVQLTQFYQDMANPTKAFDCLNQALQIDGRFAKAYHLRGLLLQGMGEHSKAIKELSTGLNIESANIECLYLRASCYHAIGEYKPAVKDYDAVLDLELDSMEKFVLQCLAFYQKEIALYTASKLNSEFVCFDIDGDIDSLFKEYWCKRLHPKNVCEKVYRQPPLRESLKKNKLKKLEFSMTRQSTALLQAADCIGKKIQYDCPGFLPNRRQYRMAGLAAIEVAQKVSKAWRSFQAEWKYSNKSTSKNGKRPRRRERFNLQSHNRGGTGCSTSSSSDATSYSITQSKSTGRFMMSWHDVYSVAVKWRQISEPCDPVVWINKLSEEFNAGFGSHTPIILGQAKVVRYYLNFERTFDVAKTIMKERLYVHNKADGLIDLSRDGKLQDIMRAKTCADLYRAVGEDFWLATWCNSAAFEGKYLEGTRITLVKLAEHKYDFAIRTPCTPSRWDEFDAEMAMAWEDICNAFCGENYGSTDFNVLEKVRDAILRMTYYWYNFMPLSRGSAAVGFTVMLGLLLAANMEFTGTIPPGLQVDWEAILNVDPRMFVELIKSWLYPSLKVTTSLKDYPDVGSTLQTTGSVVAALSTYD comes from the exons ATGGCAGCAATCTCCGAGCGGATCGAGCTCGCCAAGCTCTGCAGCTCGCGCGACTGGTCCAAGGCCATCCGAGTCCTCGACTCGCTCCTCAGCCACTCCCCTTCAATCCAGGACATCTG CAACAGAGCCTTCTGCTACAGCCAATTGGAGCTGCACAAGCATGTGGTGAAGGATTGCGATAGGGCGCTTCAGCTCGACCCCGCGCTTCTTCAATCTTACATCCTCAAAG GCCGTGCATTTTCTGCTCTTGGAAGGAAAGAGGATGCTATTTTGGTTTGGGAGCAAGGGTATGAGCATGCATTGCGTCAGTCTGCAGATCTGAAGCAATTGCTAGAGCTGAAAGAGCTCCTATCAAGTGTAGAACAGGAGAAAACTGGACACGAAAACCAAGCAACAGAGGCGGTGTCGGCTACACTTTCATCTGAATCGAGACCAAATGTGAATGGGATATCAAGTGCAACTTGTATGGATCAAAGTAATTTGAGTGATCAATCACAATTACACACTGAATCAACCATTTCCACTGAGGTTCTTAGTAACTCTATTGATAACATGTGTAATGGAGAAATTGGTACAGCCAAGGGAAAGAAGAAGTTTGATAGCCAAACGAATGGAAACCATGATAGCTTCGGTGGATTACCTATCACATTAGGGGTTGAATGCAAGCCCAATGAGAACAAATGCAATGGTATAGGTGGTAAAGCCAGAGGGAAGAAGAAGCTTGATAGCCAAATGAATGAAAATCGTGATATTGACGGAAAATCGAGTAATGACTCTGAAGCATGTAATGACCTGAGTGATAGATGCAACAAGTTGCCCATGATTTGTGGTAAATCAAGTGATTTAGCTGAAACTCCCCTCACACCGCCCAAGTTAAGTAGTAAATCTGAATTACGTGACGAGCccaagagaaataaaaagttCTGTTTTACCCGAGTTTCAAAGTCCAAGTCAATAAGTGTGGATTTTCGACTGTCAAGGGGTATAGCGGAG GTTAATGAAGGGAAATATACTCATGCCATTTCTATATTTGACCAG ATATTAAAAGAGGATCCTAACTATCCAGAGGCACTAATAGGAAGAGGAACAGCATATGCTTTCCAACGAGAACTTACAGCTGCAATAGCTGATTTTACGAAG GCCATGGAGACAAATCCAGCAGTCACTGAGGCATGGAAACGGAGAGGGCAGGCACGAGCTGCTCTGGGAGAATTTACCGAG GCAATTGAAGATTTGTCAAAGGCATTAGAGTTTGAACCTAATTCAGCAGATATTCTACATGAAAGGG GTATTGCCAATTTCAAGTTCAAGGAATTCTATGCTGCTGTTGAAGACCTATCTGCCTGCGTGAAACTTGATAAGGATAACACATCTGCATACACATATTTG GGTTTGGCGTTATCTTCTATTGGTGAATATAAAAGAGCTGAGAAGGCGCATTTAAAAGCAATTCAGTTGGATCAGAATTTCCTTGAGGCACGGGTACAGCTAACCCAG TTCTATCAAGATATGGCAAACCCAACCAAGGCTTTCGATTGTCTTAACCAAGCTCTACAAATTGATGGGAG GTTTGCCAAAGCATATCATTTGCGAGGTCTACTGCTGCAAGGGATGGGAGAACACAG CAAAGCTATAAAAGAGCTGTCAACTGGGTTGAATATTGAGAGTGCAAATATCGAGTGTCTGTATTTGCGGGCGTCCTGCTACCATGCAATAGGAGAATATAAACCAGCG GTAAAGGACTATGACGCCGTGCTAGATTTGGAACTAGACTCGATGGAGAAATTTGTGCTGCAATGCCTGGCTTTTTACCAG AAAGAGATTGCTCTGTACACTGCATCAAAACTCAACAGTGAATTTGTCTGCTTTGATATTGATGGAGATATTGATtctcttttcaag GAGTACTGGTGCAAAAGATTGCACCCCAAGAATGTTTGCGAAAAGGTTTATCGTCAACCCCCTTTGCGTGAATCTTTAAAGAAGAACAAGCTTAAAAAGCTAGAGTTTTCAATGACAAGGCAGAGTACCGCTCTTCTGCAAGCTGCTGATTGCATTGGGAAGAAAATCCAATATGATTGCCCTGGTTTCTTACCAAATAGACGACAG TATCGTATGGCAGGATTGGCTGCTATTGAAGTTGCACAGAAGGTTTCCAAAGCGTGGCGTTCCTTTCAAGCAGAATGGAAATACTCGAATAAAAGCACGTCCAAGAATGGCAAGAGACCGAGGAGAAGGGAAAGATTCAATTTGCAAAGCCATAATAGAGGTGGTACTGGGTGTAGCACTAGCAGCTCCTCAGACGCAACTTCTTATAGCATTACACAGTCAAAATCAACTGGTCGGTTTATGATGTCATGGCATGATGTTTATTCGGTGGCTGTCAAATGGCGGCAGATTTCTGAACCTTGTGACCCAGTTGTGTGGATTAACAAGTTAAG CGAAGAATTTAATGCTGGATTTGGGTCTCATACACCAATTATCCTTGGACAAGCAAAGGTTGTACGCTATTATCTAAATTTTGAAAG GACATTTGATGTCGCAAAGACTATCATGAAGGAAAGATTATATGTGCATAACAAGGCAGATGGCCTGATTGATCTATCCAGGGACGGGAAATTGCAAGAT ATTATGCGTGCAAAAACTTGCGCTGATCTGTACAGAGCTGTTGGTGAGGACTTCTGGTTGGCTACGTGGTGCAATAGCGCTGCCTTTGAGGG GAAGTATCTTGAAGGGACGAGGATTACCCTCGTAAAATT GGCGGAGCATAAATATGATTTTGCGATCAGAACACCTTGTACACCTTCTAGATGGGATGAATTTGATGCAGAAATGGCGATGGCATGGGAA GATATTTGTAATGCCTTTTGCGGGGAAAATTATGGGTCTACCGACTTCAATGTGCTTGAGAAAGTGAGAGATGCAATTTTGAGGATGACATATTACTG GTACAATTTTATGCCCCTTTCAAGAGGCTCCGCAGCTGTTGGGTTCACAGTTATGCTTGGACTACTTCTTGCTGCTAATATGGAGTTCACAGGAACTATTCCTCCAGGTTTACAGGTGGACTGGGAAGCCATTTTGAACGTTGATCCGAGAATGTTTGTAGAATTGATCAAGAGTTGGTTGTATCCATCTCTCAAGGTAACAACATCCTTGAAAGATTATCCGGACGTGGGATCGACTCTTCAAACAACCGGTTCGGTTGTTGCTGCTTTAAGCACTTATGATTGA
- the LOC126794914 gene encoding probable esterase KAI2, with product MGIVGDAHNVRVLGSGQQIIVLAHGFGTDQSVWKHLVPHLVDDYRLVMYDNMGAGTTNPDYFDFERYSTLEGYAYDLLAILEEFQVESCIFVGHSVSAMIGAVAAVLRPELFTKLVMIAASPRYLNDEGYYGGFEQEDLEQLFEAIRANYKAWCSGFAPLAVGGDMDSVAVQEFSRTLFNMRPDIALSVAQTIFQSDMRQVISMVRAPCHILQSVKDLAVPVVVSEYLHQNLGAESIVEVMSSDGHLPQLSSPEIVIPVLLRHIRHDISAK from the exons ATGGGAATAGTTGGAGACGCTCACAACGTTCGGGTTCTCGGGTCGGGTCAGCAGATCATAGTCCTTGCCCACGGCTTCGGGACCGACCAGTCGGTCTGGAAGCACCTTGTTCCTCACTTGGTCGACGACTACCGACTTGTTATGTACGACAACATGGGAGCCGGTACGACCAACCCTGACTACTTCGATTTCGAGCGCTACTCCACGCTCGAGGGCTACGCGTACGACTTACTCGCCATCCTCGAGGAGTTTCAGGTCGAGAGTTGCATCTTTGTGGGACACTCTGTTTCCGCCATGATTGGCGCCGTCGCCGCCGTCCTCAGGCCGGAGCTTTTCACCAAGCTTGTTATGATCGCCGCTTCACCAAG GTATCTGAACGACGAGGGCTACTACGGAGGGTTCGAGCAAGAAGATCTAGAGCAACTCTTCGAAGCCATCCGCGCAAACTACAAGGCCTGGTGCTCCGGCTTCGCACCACTCGCCGTGGGCGGCGACATGGACTCGGTGGCCGTCCAGGAGTTCAGCCGAACCCTATTCAACATGCGGCCAGACATAGCCCTCAGCGTGGCACAGACCATATTCCAAAGCGACATGAGACAGGTCATCAGCATGGTGAGGGCGCCTTGCCACATACTCCAGAGTGTCAAAGACTTGGCCGTGCCGGTCGTGGTGTCGGAGTATCTGCACCAGAATTTGGGGGCTGAGTCAATCGTGGAGGTGATGTCGTCGGATGGGCATCTTCCCCAGCTGAGCTCGCCGGAAATTGTGATACCAGTGCTGCTCCGACACATTAGACATGATATTTCGGCGAAGTGA
- the LOC126791431 gene encoding probable protein phosphatase 2C 78, translating to MMLEMCRRPLEKCFGGGDDELLWHMDLKPHSSGEYSIAVVQANSALEDQAQVLTSSSATYVGVYDGHGGPEASRFITQRLFPFIQKFSNELGGLSEDVIRKAFDATEEEFMDLVKQSWRVRPRIASVGSCCLVGAITNDVLYVANLGDSRAVLGRRPIDGSTVVAERLSTDHNVGVDEVRKEVKDLHPDDSHIVVYTRGVWRIKGIIQVSRSIGDVYLKKPEFNRDPLFHFGMPVPLKRPVMTAVPSILVRKLQPQDMFLIFATDGLWEHLSDEAVVKIVSKNPRVGIAKRLVRTAIEEAARKREMRYDDIKKLEKGARRHFHDDITVIVIFLDHPQTSRNATDNSPFTCTSVPVDIFSNNDDEGVGLLNTFP from the exons ATGATGTTGGAGATGTGTAGGAGGCCATTGGAGAAATGCTTTGGAGGCGGAGATGATGAGCTACTATGGCACATGGACTTGAAGCCTCACTCTTCTGGGGAGTACTCTATTGCTGTTGTTCAAGCTAACTCAGCTTTGGAAGATCAGGCACAGGTGCTCACTTCTTCTTCTGCCACGTATGTTGGGGTTTATGATGGACATGGCGGTCCTGAAGCTTCTAGATTCATCACTCAGAGGCTCTTCCCCTTTATTCAGA AGTTTTCGAATGAGCTAGGTGGACTATCAGAGGATGTGATTAGAAAAGCGTTTGATGCTACTGAGGAGGAGTTCATGGACTTGGTCAAGCAGTCATGGCGTGTACGTCCAAGGATTGCTTCTGTTGGTTCATGTTGTTTGGTTGGCGCAATTACGAATGATGTCTTGTATGTGGCTAATCTTGGGGATTCTAGGGCGGTTCTTGGCCGGAGACCAATAGATGGATCGACTGTGGTGGCGGAGAGGTTGTCTACTGATCACAATGTTGGAGTGGACGAAGTGAGGAAGGAGGTGAAGGATCTTCATCCTGATGATTCACACATTGTGGTTTATACTCGTGGCGTTTGGAGAATTAAGGGCATTATTCAG GTCTCTAGATCAATCGGAGATGTCTACTTGAAGAAACCTGAGTTTAACAGAGATCCACTCTTCCACTTCGGTATGCCTGTTCCTTTAAAGAGGCCTGTAATGACAGCTGTACCCTCAATATTGGTTAGAAAGTTGCAACCCCAGGATATGTTTTTGATATTTGCAACAGATGGTCTGTGGGAGCATTTGAGTGATGAAGCAGTTGTTAAAATCGTCTCTAAAAATCCTAGAGTT GGAATAGCAAAGCGACTGGTAAGAACTGCTATTGAGGAGGCtgcaagaaaaagagaaatgagATATGATGATATAAAGAAACTTGAAAAGGGCGCGAGGCGCCATTTCCACGATGATATTACTGTAATTGTGATATTCCTGGATCATCCACAAACTTCCCGAAATGCTACTGATAACAGCCCTTTTACTTGCACTAGTGTTCCTGTTGATATCTTTTCAAATAATGATGATGAAGGAGTTGGCTTGCTTAATACATTTCCCTGA